The nucleotide window ATAATTAAGCTAAATATTTTGGATACTTATTAATGAGAGAGTGATGTATCTGTAGATATCCCTATAAATAATCTTAGTAAGGATAAATTTGTAAGGACAAGAAAAAGATGCGATTCCTTCGTTCTTTTTGCAGGGTTTGACTGTGAGACTTTTTGACTCCATCGTAACGGCGGAATTCTCGGCAAATTCTTGGCGTTGATGCGACGCCCGGAAACGGCATTGGCGTGAGGAAAATTTGGATCGACACAAATCCAATTGCTGTATTGTTCGATTGGTTGCCTCCATTAAAATATATGAAATCCTTTtggaatatttttatttttgtgtcggttcatttttttctatttctttctCCACCTTTGATGTCATCAAACGattacatattattatttttattagaagttaattttttaataaaaaattaaatcttaattttatattatttttttaacaaaaaataaaTGACGAAAATGAGATTTGAGTCCAAGATTCATGATGATACGTGACATTCTTAATCGTTAATGATCAAAGCCTATCTAAGACCCTCGTAATTATATATTTCGGGTCcggtcggacatatcaacatgatagatcatatatttttattttgaattataCTTTGACTTCGACTTTTTGATGACTTAACTCTCAAGTACTTGATAGGATATATTATGGATTTCACCACGTGGATattgttggtgaacaaatatgTCGTGGCTAGTGAGTCAGCACGATCTGGTccatgggtcgatgtcgggagtcttctgttGATCGAGCTGGATGTCAAGGTCGACCGAGCCCTCGCGACGATGTCTTGATCAGTGTCTCTCGGTTCGGGTACTGGTTGATGGCTCGCCTTGGGAACGTTGGTCGACGACTTCCAAGGCTGAGACACTCGCGAGTTGTGGGTGGTCGCTTTCTTGCAAAAATGAtattcgtcgggtgattcccgactttggctcCTCCGATGAGCAAGTCGGTTATGGGTTGAAttatttttttctcccccttGACTGGATGCCGACCAGgggcttttatattattgtacgagGATTGGTCGCACGTGGGTTCGGCATGGTAGTCGATCCTTGGGGACGAGACAATCCTGTGCAACCGCTGTCTCGGGACACGCAAGACGATGTCAGACGGTATCGCCCCGAGCTTCTGGGATGGGACATGCTAACTAGTGCCTCGGTACGGATTCTATCTTAGCATGTGGGGGGTGCTCCCCTTGCTGACCTAGATGCTGTGGCTGGTGTCGGTTGTGATGTGTTTTGAACTCAAAATATACCCTATCAGACATGACCCCCAACCATGCCAGCGCAAGCATGAAATCTCGGGAGGAAGACACGATGCCATGTTGGATGTGCCACCAGGAATTCGGGACGATGGTCGTTCCCCTCCTGCGTCGTCAAGGACCACATTGGGAAGCTCGCGGTGGGGCTGTATGGCGTCGTTTCGCACATACCGAGCGACGATCGTCCGAAGGTACGAACTCGTCGTTCGGAGAGTCAGTCGTCGTGCGAAGGTCGCATTCGACCAACCCTCATGCACCAGAATAAAAGCCCCCTACCAACATCtggcaagaggcaaaggatctttgGCAAAAAAATTCTACTAACTTAATTTTTGAAGGGGCTTAAGTCGGGATTCCCCTCCCCATCCCAACCAAGACCGGTATGCAAGAATCTGACGGTGAAAAAGACGGACGAGCTCACTGAAATGGTGCATCCCCAATTGACCCGGAGCTCAACCTGACCATGCAAAGATCTTTTCCCCGAGACGATTATAGACATTGCCAATCGGACCAAGCTGTACAGACTCCTTTGTCAAGGCATAAGGTTCACGAATAGTAACCATGTCCTGAACACCTATGGTGCGAGGGATCCGTTAGGAGGTATTCATCTTGATGAACTCCAGTTGTTTTAGTTTTAGTTTCTTGCTTGATTGCCTGCTTAATCTGCCAGTTAATCGTGTTCATTTTAATTGACTAGATTTCAGCTGGAAATGCTGATTAATTTAGATTCTTCAATACTTCTCAACATTGCTGGGGTTTGGAGTTTTCATATGTTTGCAGTGAGTATCGATACTGATAAGGGTTTTGGATGCATACTGATTTTTCAGATAGTTCTAATGGACTTTTGGATTTGGCTGCATTGGTATCCTCCATATGATTGTTAGCAGCAATTTGGAGATTGGATTTTAGCTGCATCATTTAGCAGTGCTGCATTGATTTCAAATACCGGACTCTCTTGGACTATAAGCTGAGGAAATTGGATAGCTCCGAGGAAACTGGACATGTGAGAATGTTGGAAGATCACATGAAGCTGTGGAAATTGGATAGCTCTTAGTTATGCATTGAGAGTACCAAAGTAGTCACATGAAGTGATTGCATCCATTTGACTCTTCTCTCTATCCCTCTCTAAGACTGCATACATCCTTCAACGTGCTGCTAATTTGGTTCCAAGTTTAGGTTGGCAAGCTGCTGAATGTTCATGGGAAACACAGCATTTGTGTTGCCATCGTAGGCCTTCCTTGCCAATATGATGTTCACAGCCGCTGTAGGGTGGAAAGCATCCCAAAACACATACTGATCCCTGTTTGCACAAGGAGTCTGGAAGGGGAGGCATGTAATCTGCCCGCTGTTTCGTCCGATTCCGCAGCAACCGCGATTGATCACACTAAATCCTAACAAAAGGAAACACATGACTTCAACTACAATCGCAAGCATTTCAGATTCTGACAGCAATCGAGATGAGAAGCACTCACTCACTCACCATATGCTCCGGGGTTGCTGAGGATGTCCATGAACATGTGGTAGGTATCCACGTATATGAACTTGGAATGAGGAAGATTCACATTGAGGGCGTTGATCATGGCCTTGACATTGTTGTTGAATGGCATCACAAGCTTGTCAACTTCCGGTGAGCAATGACTCAAAAGATTCTGTGCAAGTATGCTCGGAATGCATCCCATCGATCCAACTCCAGTGATCACAAACTTTCTGGCTCCAAGGTTGTATAGACTCTACAAGACAGAATCAAATATATCAATGCAGAGAGAGATCTCTTGCGAAATGATCCACGAGCTCGTTTTCCTACCGTGAGCTGGTGAGTGTAATCTTGGACCAAAAGATCAGCAAACTGTTCTCCAGTGTACTGACTCCTGGTGTTGTAGTTTGGCATGAGATAGTTGTTCAAGTAGTCATTGCTCCCCATCCCCACGAAGAAGATGCAGTGAGCAATGGCATTGGCAACGGCATCTGCACCCAAATTGCCAGCGATCTGATCAAGGGTTGACTCAAAATTCTTGATCTGTTGGTTGAATGGTATTCTCCCCACCTGCACGAGGAGTATAATGTCAGTCATAGGAGCCTGCAACGTGCATGATGCTGTTGATGTATATAAAAGTTGCAGAGAAGTATGTAAGAGTGTTTGGCTCACAAAATTCCGGCCAGTGATGTCCAAAATCCCTGCTGCAGCTGAAGCATAGTTGACACCATGAAGAGCTGCCTCGCCAGATGCTTGGGAGTAAGGTGGAATGAGCGGTAGTCCAAGTAGCTCAGCTGCAGTTAAAAGAGATAAATATCCATACAATTACAACTCAACTAAAAGCTTCAGCTGGTAGATGTGACAGATCTTAAATATACTTACAATTGTAATCTTCCTGCAAGGCTAAAGCATTTATAAACATGAGAGAATGCAATTAATGCGAAGGTGAAAGGTAATGAAGCATTGAAAGTAACTTCAAACTTCCTCTTTTTCTGCTCGCTAGCATATTTTGACAAATGCTGAAAATTAGCTTGTTTAAGCCATTTATAATATCAAGCAGATTAAACTATGAACAGATTTAAGAGCATCTACAAGTGCTTGCCATGGTGTGGCAAACATGCATGTCACTGACCATGGCTCGTAAGGATGTGTTATGCTCACCTATCTCATCCACAATGTTGTAGCCATTGGAGAACCTTCCTGTTGGGCCTCCAGCAAAGTCAATGCCATAAGGGTAATAGTTAGCCTTGGCAAAGGAAGCTAAGCCATTGTTGTTTCCGTTGTCAATGAGGGAGTCTCCGAACACAAACATAGCAGGCACCGACTCCTTCTGACCACCGCTGCTGTCTCCAACTTCTGCTCCTCCTCGTGCTGTAGAAACCATGAAGAGTGATGACACAACCAAAAATGCAGAGAGGAGAAACACAGGGTAGCTAAAGGTGGCcatgaggaggaaggaggagtGAGTTGAGCGAGAGGGAGAGGGAGTGCATGGGTTTATATAGGGTCAAAGAGGGGTAGGGGGCAGATGGATGATAGTTAATGATCTGCAACTGTGACCTTACAAGGAGTAAATGGTCTTCTGGAAAGGAGTGCAGCGAAACCCTGGTGAAAAAGATCTGACTCAAACCACTTTCATGAAAGAGAGTGAAGGGTTTGAATGCATTCCTCCTGCTTTAGATGGTGTTCAAAAGCTTGCTAAAACTGTATCCTATGTTGAATAGGTATCCTGGAGAGAAGAACACATCATCCAACTGTTAATGGTGGTGCCATAATGATTCTACCTTGCTGTGTCACTTATTTCCAGTTCCCTATTTTATTGTCTTTCTCTCTGCCTTGCAGATGGAGGTATCAGGGAAGGGTTGAAGGAAAGCAACAAATTAAAGAGTACCATTAGAGAGATTGTCATGCATACATATGACAGTAACAAGGGTTAATTATTCCTGTTCGATAAGCTAATTAAGGAAAGATTTGAGCCAAATAAACATACTGTGGGCTAACCTGAAATCTAGAGAAGATGTTAAAACCTCTTATGGTGTTTCATATTGTTAGATTCCTAAACTCATAGTTTTACACAATTTAACAAGTAACTTAGAATGGACATGATGACATGAGTAAAAAACTTGACATCCCAAATTGATCATAGATCATAACTATCATGATCAGCTCACCCTCAATCAAGAAATAGCCAATGTAAGTTACCAATCACATTGTAAGGTAATTAAGACATGAAGCTTCCGAAGAGTGAGCTTTGGTTGGATGAATAGAATCCTATTAGTAGCTCACCTCAACCAAGAAATAGGCAATATAAGTTACTGATCACAATGTAGGGTAACATAATCAAACCAAGACATGAAACCTTCAGAGAGTTGATTAAGATCATGACACAGTTCTTGGAATACAACAAATCATTAACATCAACATCAAATAAATGTACTTAATAGCCTGGTTGAGGGATCACCGCAATACAGTAGCGCGCACACACATACACTGTTCACAAATCCCTCAAACCTTGTTATCATCAGAAAGGGAAGCAGTTGTTGAACTGGTTTTGCTTG belongs to Musa acuminata AAA Group cultivar baxijiao chromosome BXJ3-5, Cavendish_Baxijiao_AAA, whole genome shotgun sequence and includes:
- the LOC135638003 gene encoding GDSL esterase/lipase At1g71691-like; this translates as MVSTARGGAEVGDSSGGQKESVPAMFVFGDSLIDNGNNNGLASFAKANYYPYGIDFAGGPTGRFSNGYNIVDEIAELLGLPLIPPYSQASGEAALHGVNYASAAAGILDITGRNFVGRIPFNQQIKNFESTLDQIAGNLGADAVANAIAHCIFFVGMGSNDYLNNYLMPNYNTRSQYTGEQFADLLVQDYTHQLTSLYNLGARKFVITGVGSMGCIPSILAQNLLSHCSPEVDKLVMPFNNNVKAMINALNVNLPHSKFIYVDTYHMFMDILSNPGAYGFSVINRGCCGIGRNSGQITCLPFQTPCANRDQYVFWDAFHPTAAVNIILARKAYDGNTNAVFPMNIQQLANLNLEPN